The following are encoded together in the Lathyrus oleraceus cultivar Zhongwan6 chromosome 3, CAAS_Psat_ZW6_1.0, whole genome shotgun sequence genome:
- the LOC127128990 gene encoding uncharacterized protein LOC127128990: MAGRNDAAMAAAMQAMAQAVQNLPNAGGDAGSRSLATFQRENPPVFKGKHDPDAALGWLKEIERIFRVMDCTPAQKVRYGTHMLAVEADDWWLETHERLTVAGEDVTWDVFRREFLRKYYPEDVRGKKEIEFLELKQGNMSVTDYAAKFVELSKFYPHYTGAGAEFSKCIKFENGLRSEIKKAVGYQKIRIFTELVDSCRIFEEDNNAHYKIVSDRRGKQHQNRGKPYDVPAGKGKQRAAPTQRASGGGAPTGIVCFRCGQAGHKSNVCTAEVKRCFRCGKTGHAIADCKHKEVICFNCGEEGHIGSQCQKPKKGNQSGGKVFALSGSETSADDRLIRGNEQ, translated from the coding sequence atggctggaaggaatgacgctgcaatggctgccgcaatgcaagcaatggcacaagctgtgcagaacttgccaaatgctggtggagatgctggatcacgtagcttggcgacttttcagagagagaatccgccggtgtttaaagggaagcatgatccagatgcagctttgggatggttgaaagagattgagagaatcttccgtgttatggattgcactccagctcagaaggttcggtatggtactcacatgctagcagtcgaagctgatgactggtggctagagactcacgagaggttgaccgtggcgGGTGAAGacgttacttgggatgtattccgtagggaattcctgagaaagtattatccggaagatgtccgtggtaagaaggaaattgaattccttgagctgaagcaaggaaacatgtctgtcaccgattatgctgcgaaatttgtggagctgtccaaattttatcctcattacactggtgcgggtgctgaattttcaaagtgcatcaagtttgaaaacggattgcgctctgaaattaagaaagctgttgggtatcagaagatacgcatttttactgaattggttgatagctgcaggatatttgaagaggacaataatgctcattacaagattgtcagtgatcgcagaggcaagcaacatcaaaaccgtggcaagccgtatgatgttccagctgggAAAGGGAAACAAAGAGCTGCTCCGactcagagagctagtgggggaggtgctcctactggtatagtttgcttcagatgtggtcaggctggtcataagagtaatgtatgcactgctgaagtaaagaggtgttttcgctgtggtaagactgggcatgcaatagctgattgcaagcacaaggaagtgatttgttttaattgtggtgaagaagggcatattggaagtcagtgtcagaagccgaagaaagggaatcagtctggaggcaaggtctttgctttatcgggttctgagacttctgctgatgatcgtttgatccgag